The following proteins are co-located in the Solenopsis invicta isolate M01_SB chromosome 7, UNIL_Sinv_3.0, whole genome shotgun sequence genome:
- the LOC120358260 gene encoding myb-like protein D — protein sequence MFPKRSRVARLFQNDNAFDHLAAPEHIEIDANAVENQDEQNTHYSNSELDNTNDYDAEQNTHYGNSELDNTNDYDAEQNTHYSNSELDNTDDYDAVQENTGDEHNCDASESNENENNSSLEDINNENNMEVDEALELNLDNRHIIQQPQMEVRDPLYEDCPLTREESELLILEFSIRHHITDATLEDIIQVIDCPSTSSTYIEISYIKSSLGVYRKWHDLLLLSKL from the exons ATGTTCCCGAAAAGAAGTCGTGTTGCCCGGTTATTTCAAAATGATAATGCATTTGATCATCTGGCTGCTCCAGAGCATATTGAG attgATGCAAATGCTGTTGAAAATCAAGATGAACAAAATACTCATTATAGTAACTCCGAATTAGATAACACAAATGATTACGATGCTGAACAAAATACCCATTATGGTAACTCCGAATTAGACAACACAAATGATTACGATGCTGAACAAAATACTCATTATAGTAACTCCGAATTAGACAACACAGATGATTACGATGCTGTACAAGAAAACACTGGAGACGAACACAACTGTGATGCATCAGAATCCAATGAAAACGAAAATAATTCATCGCTAGAAGATatcaataatgaaaataatatggaAGTCGACGAAGCATTAGAATTGAATCTAGATAATAGACACATTATCCAGCAACCACAAATGGAG gTAAGGGATCCTCTTTACGAAGATTGTCCTTTAACAAGAGAAGAGAGTGAACTATTGATTCTCGAATTTTCTATAAGACATCACATCACAGATGCCACATTAGAAGATATAATTCAAGTGATTGATTGTCCTTCCACGTCCAGTACATATATCGAAATTTCGTATATTAAATCGTCTCTCGGTGTCTACAGGAAATGGCACGATTTATTACTATTGTCCAAATTGTAA